From Rhodamnia argentea isolate NSW1041297 chromosome 10, ASM2092103v1, whole genome shotgun sequence, a single genomic window includes:
- the LOC115742693 gene encoding probable methyltransferase PMT16, translating to MAMAGPTKSKFLHAWLFVSLLCFISYLLGTRRNAALPSSSTAAKPCVSPSLDFDPGRARNGKALPTSEDVRTYPPCSVKYSEYTPCEDPKSSRRFDRRRLIFRERHCPERNKTLKCRVPAPPGYRNPFRWPASRDMAWYANVPHKKLTVEKAVQNWIQFEGDRFRFPGGGTMFPNGADAYIDDIGKLIDLRNGSIRTAIDTGCGVASWGAYLLSRDILAMSFAPRDAHEAQVQFALERGVPAQIGVLASKRLPYPSRAFDMAHCSRCLIPWDLFDGMYLIEVDRVLRPGGYWVLSGPPINWKKYWSGWQRTMEDLSAEQSRIENLAKSLCWKKLVEKDDIAIWQKPINHLHCKGNREATQNPPLCPSQDPDKAWYTSMETCLTPLPKVMDDGEISGGELANWPERLNAIPPRIGKGTLQGITAEIFRRETELWKGRVSYYKTVNNQLGLAGRYRNLLDMNAYLGGFAAALVEDPVWVMNVVPVEAKVNTLGAIYERGLIGTYHSWCEAMSTYPRTYDLIHADSLFSLYQNRCELEDILLEMDRVLRPEGSFILRDDVDVLVKVKRIIDSMSYDSQIVDHEDGPLVREKLLFAVKSYWTASAPSDDLHTS from the exons ATGGCTATGGCTGGTCCAACCAAGTCCAAATTCCTTCACGCATGGCTCTTCGTCTCCCTTCTCTGCTTCATCTCTTACCTCCTCGGCACCAGGCGAAACGCCGCCTTgccctcctcctccaccgccgccaaGCCCTGCGTCTCCCCATCGCTCGACTTCGACCCCGGCCGCGCCCGAAACGGCAAGGCGCTGCCGACGAGCGAGGACGTCAGGACCTACCCGCCATGCAGCGTCAAGTACAGCGAGTACACCCCGTGCGAGGACCCCAAGAGTTCTCGCCGGTTCGACAGGAGGAGGCTGATATTCCGAGAGCGGCATTGCCCCGAACGGAACAAGACGCTCAAGTGCCGGGTCCCGGCCCCACCCGGCTACCGGAACCCGTTCCGGTGGCCCGCGAGCCGGGACATGGCGTGGTACGCCAACGTGCCGCACAAGAAGCTCACGGTGGAGAAGGCAGTCCAGAACTGGATCCAGTTCGAGGGcgaccggttccggttcccggGGGGCGGGACCATGTTCCCGAACGGGGCGGACGCATACATCGACGACATCGGGAAGCTGATCGATCTTAGGAACGGGTCCATACGGACCGCCATCGATACCGGCTGCGGG GTTGCTAGTTGGGGGGCTTATCTTCTGTCTCGAGACATCCTAGCGATGTCGTTCGCTCCGAGGGATGCGCATGAAGCTCAAGTCCAGTTCGCCCTCGAGCGAGGAGTGCCCGCGCAGATCGGTGTCCTCGCATCCAAGCGTCTTCCCTATCCATCCCGCGCCTTTGACATGGCTCATTGCTCTCGCTGCCTCATTCCGTGGGACCTATTCG ATGGGATGTATCTTATTGAAGTGGATAGAGTTCTACGGCCCGGCGGGTACTGGGTACTGTCCGGCCCGCCGATCAATTGGAAGAAATACTGGAGTGGTTGGCAGAGAACAATGGAAGACCTGAGTGCTGAGCAGAGCAGAATCGAGAATCTAGCAAAAAGTCTCTGCTGGAAAAAGTTGGTGGAGAAGGATGACATTGCAATATGGCAAAAGCCTATCAATCATCTGCATTGTAAGGGCAATAGAGAAGCGACCCAGAATCCACCTTTGTGCCCGTCTCAGGATCCGGACAAGGCCTG GTACACAAGCATGGAAACGTGTTTGACTCCGTTGCCCAAAGTTATGGACGATGGGGAGATTTCGGGCGGCGAATTGGCTAATTGGCCGGAGAGGCTAAATGCTATTCCACCGAGGATTGGCAAAGGAACGCTACAGGGCATCACGGCCGAGATTTTCCGAAGGGAGACGGAATTGTGGAAGGGGAGGGTGTCGTATTACAAGACGGTGAACAACCAGCTAGGACTCGCAGGGAGGTACCGCAACTTGCTGGACATGAATGCCTACTTGGGCGGGTTCGCCGCTGCGCTCGTCGAAGACCCCGTTTGGGTGATGAACGTGGTTCCTGTGGAAGCCAAGGTGAACACTCTCGGAGCTATCTATGAACGAGGACTAATCGGAACCTACCATAGCTG GTGCGAAGCCATGTCCACCTATCCGAGAACTTACGACCTCATTCACGCCGATTCCCTGTTTAGCCTCTATCAGAACAG GTGTGAATTGGAGGACATATTGCTTGAGATGGACAGAGTTCTGAGGCCGGAAGGGAGCTTCATACTGCGAGACGATGTGGACGTGCTGGTGAAGGTGAAGAGGATCATCGATTCGATGAGCTACGACAGCCAAATCGTCGACCATGAAGACGGACCGCTCGTGAGAGAGAAGCTTCTGTTTGCCGTCAAGTCTTACTGGACAGCTTCTGCCCCCTCCGACGATCTGCACACATCCTAA
- the LOC115742662 gene encoding protein IQ-DOMAIN 23-like isoform X2, producing MGFFRRLFGGSKDKHHRRWSFIRSLNDKSRLALPSAHHYPLGSDDLDASKHAIAVAAATAAVAEAAVAAAQAAAEVVRLTSGVGGGVVGGGAAKCAVPAQFCGNRPRLEYLAAVRIQSAFRGYLARRALRALKGLVKLQALVRGHIVRKRMTDMLRRMQTLVRVQMPLQLKYLNKWSEGASCLPISYLRCGSNSNFRGNIDMEGAKFGSNWLDRWTEEGVRDDHEDAPPRHRHDDERSSKILEVDTWKPHLKSQRKQETYQSLHQPIESNYVNQNVMVSDSPSKYLSRAPHPAASLSSEEILSSRSLHFPGGKGEMLKSADNSPQVNALSSRPGSSSARRGPFTPTRSEWSWGFFSGYSCHPNYMANTESSRAKVRSQSAPRQRLEFDKYGSTKRSLQASWDAGTASERNYPLYADLRSKAYAVSNRLDRLGSTNLR from the exons ATGGGCTTCTTCCGACGACTCTTCGGCGGCTCCAAGGACAAGCACCACCGGCGTTGGAGCTTCATCAGATCGCTCAACGACAAGAGCCGCTTAGCCCTCCCCAGCGCCCACCACTACCCCCTCGGTTCCGACGACTTGGACGCCAGCAAGCACGccatcgccgtcgccgccgccaccgccgccgtcgccgaggCCGCCGTCGCCGCTGCTCAGGCCGCCGCGGAGGTCGTCAGGCTCACCAGCGGCGTGGGCGGCGGGGTTGTCGGAGGAGGAGCCGCGAAATGTGCTGTTCCGGCGCAGTTCTGCGGCAACCGCCCGCGCCTGGAGTATTTGGCCGCTGTTCGGATTCAATCCGCATTTCGAGGCTATCTG GCACGGAGAGCACTTAGAGCACTGAAAGGTCTGGTGAAACTCCAAGCGCTGGTGAGAGGCCATATTGTGAGAAAGCGGATGACAGACATGCTCAGGCGCATGCAAACATTGGTTCGCGTGCAG ATGCCCCTACAATTGAAGTATCTAAATAAGTGGTCTGAAGGTGCAAGTTGCTTGCCAATATCATACTTG AGATGTGGCTCAAATTCAAACTTTAGGGGAAATATTGACATGGAAGGGGCAAAATTTGGATCAAATTGGCTAGACCGTTGGACGGAAGAAGGCGTAAGGGACGACCATGAGGATGCTCCACCAAGACATCGGCATGATGACGAGAGGAGCTCAAAGATTCTTGAAGTAGACACTTGGAAGCCTCACTTGAAATCTCAAAGAAAACAGGAAACTTACCAATCCCTGCATCAACCTATAGAATCCAACTACGTAAATCAGAATGTGATGGTGTCCGACTCTCCATCGAAATACTTGTCAAGAGCACCTCACCCAGCGGCAAGTTTATCCTCGGAGGAGATTCTTTCATCAAGGTCTCTGCATTTTCCCGGAGGTAAAGGTGAAATGCTCAAATCTGCTGATAATAGCCCACAAGTGAATGCTCTCTCATCTAGGCCTGGAAGTAGCAGTGCGAGGAGAGGTCCCTTCACACCAACGAGAAGCGAATGGTCGTGGGGCTTCTTTAGCGGGTACTCATGTCACCCGAATTATATGGCCAACACTGAATCGTCTCGGGCCAAGGTTAGGTCGCAGAGCGCCCCCAGGCAGAGGCTCGAGTTCGACAAGTATGGTTCTACAAAGAGATCTCTCCAGGCATCTTGGGATGCCGGGACTGCTTCGGAGAGGAATTACCCGCTATACGCTGACTTAAGGAGCAAAGCTTATGCGGTCTCCAACCGGTTGGATAGACTAGGGAGTACCAATTTGAGGTGA
- the LOC115742662 gene encoding protein IQ-DOMAIN 23-like isoform X1 — protein MGFFRRLFGGSKDKHHRRWSFIRSLNDKSRLALPSAHHYPLGSDDLDASKHAIAVAAATAAVAEAAVAAAQAAAEVVRLTSGVGGGVVGGGAAKCAVPAQFCGNRPRLEYLAAVRIQSAFRGYLARRALRALKGLVKLQALVRGHIVRKRMTDMLRRMQTLVRVQVRARASRSYTPVSSHSTSKSSLSHHPRCGSNSNFRGNIDMEGAKFGSNWLDRWTEEGVRDDHEDAPPRHRHDDERSSKILEVDTWKPHLKSQRKQETYQSLHQPIESNYVNQNVMVSDSPSKYLSRAPHPAASLSSEEILSSRSLHFPGGKGEMLKSADNSPQVNALSSRPGSSSARRGPFTPTRSEWSWGFFSGYSCHPNYMANTESSRAKVRSQSAPRQRLEFDKYGSTKRSLQASWDAGTASERNYPLYADLRSKAYAVSNRLDRLGSTNLR, from the exons ATGGGCTTCTTCCGACGACTCTTCGGCGGCTCCAAGGACAAGCACCACCGGCGTTGGAGCTTCATCAGATCGCTCAACGACAAGAGCCGCTTAGCCCTCCCCAGCGCCCACCACTACCCCCTCGGTTCCGACGACTTGGACGCCAGCAAGCACGccatcgccgtcgccgccgccaccgccgccgtcgccgaggCCGCCGTCGCCGCTGCTCAGGCCGCCGCGGAGGTCGTCAGGCTCACCAGCGGCGTGGGCGGCGGGGTTGTCGGAGGAGGAGCCGCGAAATGTGCTGTTCCGGCGCAGTTCTGCGGCAACCGCCCGCGCCTGGAGTATTTGGCCGCTGTTCGGATTCAATCCGCATTTCGAGGCTATCTG GCACGGAGAGCACTTAGAGCACTGAAAGGTCTGGTGAAACTCCAAGCGCTGGTGAGAGGCCATATTGTGAGAAAGCGGATGACAGACATGCTCAGGCGCATGCAAACATTGGTTCGCGTGCAGGTACGGGCTCGTGCAAGTCGCTCTTATACACCAGTTTCTTCACATTCCACCAGCAAGTCCTCTTTATCTCATCACCCG AGATGTGGCTCAAATTCAAACTTTAGGGGAAATATTGACATGGAAGGGGCAAAATTTGGATCAAATTGGCTAGACCGTTGGACGGAAGAAGGCGTAAGGGACGACCATGAGGATGCTCCACCAAGACATCGGCATGATGACGAGAGGAGCTCAAAGATTCTTGAAGTAGACACTTGGAAGCCTCACTTGAAATCTCAAAGAAAACAGGAAACTTACCAATCCCTGCATCAACCTATAGAATCCAACTACGTAAATCAGAATGTGATGGTGTCCGACTCTCCATCGAAATACTTGTCAAGAGCACCTCACCCAGCGGCAAGTTTATCCTCGGAGGAGATTCTTTCATCAAGGTCTCTGCATTTTCCCGGAGGTAAAGGTGAAATGCTCAAATCTGCTGATAATAGCCCACAAGTGAATGCTCTCTCATCTAGGCCTGGAAGTAGCAGTGCGAGGAGAGGTCCCTTCACACCAACGAGAAGCGAATGGTCGTGGGGCTTCTTTAGCGGGTACTCATGTCACCCGAATTATATGGCCAACACTGAATCGTCTCGGGCCAAGGTTAGGTCGCAGAGCGCCCCCAGGCAGAGGCTCGAGTTCGACAAGTATGGTTCTACAAAGAGATCTCTCCAGGCATCTTGGGATGCCGGGACTGCTTCGGAGAGGAATTACCCGCTATACGCTGACTTAAGGAGCAAAGCTTATGCGGTCTCCAACCGGTTGGATAGACTAGGGAGTACCAATTTGAGGTGA